The following are encoded together in the Coffea arabica cultivar ET-39 chromosome 1c, Coffea Arabica ET-39 HiFi, whole genome shotgun sequence genome:
- the LOC113725089 gene encoding probable E3 ubiquitin-protein ligase ARI8, whose product MGSDYDEDDYISNESDEDEHDIYEDEAVDDEDDGDAYIADDIDEDKESMDRITEKNFIVLEAEDIRKLLQDEIAKVSSILFVSREAATILLCNYNWDVDKISEEWFANEEKVRKAAGLLENYSARDLSKKEFFCGICLENHDCCYDAVGIACGHLFCKTCWKTYISTSINDGRGCLMLRCPEPKCRATVGEELIYSLASDEDKEKYNNYLVRSYIEDRKKTKWCPAPGCDCAVYYIVGSSNGRNFDVTCNCSYGFCWNCLEVAHSPVDCGTTGKWIVKNSSEAENTNWILTYTKPCPKCKKPIEKNQGCMHMTCKSPCNHHFCWLCLGPWSAHGERTGGYYACNAYERAKQSGEYDEDKNKREMAKNSLRKYAHYYERWAGNEKSRKKALKDLKLMETIHLEKLSEIQGEPETELQFIIRAWAQIVECRRVLKWTYAYGYYLPEDQHKKKRLFEYIQGEAEAALERLHQCAETELQKYFCEGVLQEEFNDFRHKLVNLTGWTGYYFDNLVRAIGNDLILNCQDS is encoded by the coding sequence ATGGGTAGTGACTATGATGAAGACGACTATATTAGCAACGAGAGTGATGAAGACGAACATGACATATATGAGGACGAGGCtgttgatgatgaagatgatggaGACGCCTACATCGCTGATGATATTGATGAAGACAAAGAATCCATGGATAGAATTACGGAGAAGAATTTTATTGTGTTGGAGGCTGAAGACATCCGAAAACTTCTACAGGATGAAATCGCGAAAGTTTCATCCATTCTCTTCGTTTCAAGAGAAGCAGCAACGATTTTATTGTGCAACTACAATTGGGATGTTGATAAAATCAGTGAAGAATGGTTTGCCAATGAAGAAAAGGTCCGAAAAGCTGCTGGATTGTTGGAGAACTATTCGGCTCGTGATCTTTCAAAAAAAGAGTTCTTTTGTGGGATTTGCTTGGAGAATCATGATTGTTGTTATGATGCTGTTGGGATTGCATGTGGTCATCTCTTTTGTAAGACCTGTTGGAAAACTTATATTAGCACATCCATCAATGATGGCCGCGGCTGCTTGATGTTGAGATGCCCTGAACCCAAGTGCAGAGCCACAGTTGGTGAAGAGCTGATTTATTCTTTGGCATCTGATGAAGACAAGGAGAAATACAACAATTATCTTGTTAGATCTTATATTGAAGATAGGAAGAAGACTAAGTGGTGTCCTGCCCCTGGATGTGATTGCGCTGTTTATTATATTGTTGGAAGTAGTAATGGAAGAAACTTTGATGTTACATGCAATTGTTCGTATGGATTTTGCTGGAATTGTTTGGAGGTGGCTCATAGTCCGGTGGATTGTGGCACCACAGGGAAGTGGATTGTAAAAAACAGTTCAGAAGCAGAGAATACGAATTGGATCTTGACTTATACGAAGCCATGTCCAAAGTGCAAGAAACCAATCGAGAAGAATCAGGGTTGTATGCACATGACCTGTAAGTCCCCGTGCAACCATCACTTCTGTTGGCTTTGTTTAGGTCCATGGTCAGCCCATGGCGAGAGAACAGGCGGGTATTATGCCTGCAATGCCTATGAGCGAGCAAAGCAAAGTGGAGAATACGATGAAGATAAAAACAAGAGGGAGATGGCCAAGAATTCATTGCGGAAATATGCACATTATTACGAGAGGTGGGCTGGTAATGAAAAGTCGAGGAAAAAAGCATTGAAGGATTTGAAACTGATGGAAACCATCCATCTTGAGAAGCTGAGTGAAATCCAGGGCGAACCTGAGACTGAATTGCAGTTCATCATCCGTGCCTGGGCACAAATTGTGGAATGCAGGAGGGTTTTAAAATGGACCTATGCCTACGGCTACTATCTACCGGAGGATCAGCACAAGAAAAAGCGGCTTTTTGAGTACATCCAAGGGGAAGCTGAGGCTGCTTTGGAGAGACTTCATCAATGTGCGGAGACAGAACTGCAAAAGTATTTCTGCGAAGGAGTACTTCAGGAGGAATTCAATGATTTTCGCCATAAGTTAGTGAATCTAACTGGTTGGACTGGATATTATTTTGATAACTTGGTTAGAGCTATAGGGAATGATCTGATCTTAAATTGTCAGGATAGTTGA
- the LOC113725163 gene encoding F-box/kelch-repeat protein At5g26960-like — MSSSSDSCNSRHFSWLMKSCFPDPHHHLHLHHPQPCSTAAPTTTCTATTISSLPDDLLLECLAKVSHSSLPSLPFVCRRWAHLLDSKDFHSLRRHHNLLHFTLFSVSIHNSTLFTASHRLDVDSSWRVSSFLPSDDAVTQHGSLHSLFSHSRVAAIGRKIYIIGRTAMLRCDTWTGTLVPKPGMLVQRKKFAVGVLGGKIYVAGGCSRSAEVEEYDPVENLWRVVSHAPRRRYGCVGAAVDGLFYVIGGLRIGNSGNEWLSLSSWAAGAEAVHLYASSMDVYDVAARSWLRSRSVPGGGCVVAACAAGGHVYVLSSHAVELSFWRFNGIRNSSSFGEWCRIKSPPLPAQVRLDSSVRFCCIGVGEKVVLIQVMGCIDDLLRRSGRNERGLKEGLVLIYDCTAGEWSRGADLPEVIRRAACVCVEC; from the coding sequence ATGTCATCATCGTCAGATAGTTGCAACTCTCGCCACTTTTCATGGCTTATGAAATCTTGTTTTCCCGAtccccaccaccacctccacctccaccatCCTCAACCGTGTTCCACCGCCGCCCCCACTACCACCTGTACTGCCACCACCATTTCTTCCCTCCCAGATGATCTTCTTCTAGAATGCCTCGCTAAAGTCTCTCACTCCTCACTCCCTTCTCTCCCTTTCGTCTGCAGGAGATGGGCCCACCTCCTAGATTCCAAAGACTTCCATTCTCTCCGGCGACATCATAATCTCCTCCACTTTACTCTCTTCTCCGTTTCTATCCACAACTCCACCCTTTTCACGGCTAGCCACCGCTTGGATGTTGATTCATCGTGGAGAGTTTCGTCTTTTCTGCCCTCTGACGATGCCGTCACGCAACATGGGTCGCTGCATTCGTTGTTTTCTCATTCCAGAGTGGCAGCCATTGGCCGGAAAATCTATATCATTGGCCGGACGGCGATGCTTCGGTGTGACACGTGGACCGGGACACTGGTCCCGAAACCGGGAATGCTCGTGCAGAGGAAGAAATTCGCCGTCGGCGTCCTTGGCGGAAAAATCTACGTCGCCGGCGGGTGTTCGAGATCCGCTGAAGTGGAAGAATATGACCCAGTGGAGAATTTGTGGCGCGTGGTCTCCCACGCGCCGAGAAGGAGATATGGGTGCGTTGGCGCAGCCGTGGATGGCTTGTTTTACGTGATTGGTGGGCTGAGGATAGGTAATTCAGGAAATGAATGGTTGAGCTTGTCCTCATGGGCCGCCGGTGCTGAGGCGGTGCATCTTTACGCCAGCTCAATGGATGTGTATGATGTGGCGGCGCGTTCATGGCTGAGGAGCCGGTCAGTGCCAGGAGGCGGCTGTGTGGTGGCAGCTTGTGCCGCAGGCGGACACGTCTATGTGCTTTCAAGCCATGCAGTGGAGCTCTCATTCTGGAGATTCAATGGCATACGAAACAGTAGTAGCTTCGGAGAGTGGTGTAGGATAAAGAGTCCGCCGCTACCGGCGCAGGTTAGACTCGACAGCTCGGTGAGGTTCTGCTGCATCGGGGTGGGGGAAAAGGTGGTGCTAATACAAGTAATGGGTTGCATAGATGACTTGTTGAGGAGGAGTGGGAGGAATGAGAGGGGCTTAAAAGAAGGGTTGGTGTTGATCTACGATTGCACCGCCGGAGAGTGGAGTAGAGGGGCTGACTTGCCGGAAGTGATCAGACGCGCCGCCTGCGTATGTGTTGAGTGCTAG
- the LOC113725067 gene encoding feruloyl CoA ortho-hydroxylase F6H1-3: protein MSAESIEFEHMDLIDFAVKQGNGVNGLSKLGLKSIPHRYILPPEERLNQNQVVLEDSIPIIDVSNWGDPEAAALICEAAAKWGFFQIINHGVPLEVLEDVLEAGHKFFELPNEERRKYLKENSPTPTVQLKTGFSPLAEKVFEWKDYLVHHYVPHNVSSDLWPSVSKDQVLEYLKWAKPVIKKLVEVLLQGLNVKEFDESQESQLIDRTTISLIHYPMCPSPELACGARRHSDISSITILLQDDVGGLYVKGTTADQWIHVSPVKGALAVNIGDILQIVSNDRYKSIEHQVIVNGRRNRVSVPIFVSPAADTVVGPFPQSLENGKKPIYKHVIYSDYLNYFLSKRDDRNQTIEFAKI, encoded by the exons ATGTCAGCAGAATCTATTGAATTTGAACACATGGATCTCATAGACTTTGCAGTAAAGCAAGGAAATGGGGTCAATGGCCTATCAAAATTAGGCCTAAAATCCATCCCTCATAGATACATATTACCCCCAGAAGAAAGACTTAACCAGAACCAGGTGGTTCTTGAAGATTCAATACCAATCATTGATGTATCCAACTGGGGTGATCCAGAAGCTGCAGCCTTAATCTGTGAGGCTGCAGCCAAGTGGGGTTTCTTTCAAATCATCAACCACGGCGTCCCACTTGAGGTTCTTGAAGATGTACTGGAAGCTGGGCACAAGTTCTTTGAGTTACCAAATGAAGAAAGGAGGAAgtatttgaaggaaaattccccTACTCCCACTGTGCAGTTGAAGACTGGCTTTAGTCCTTTAGCAGAAAAGGTTTTCGAGTGGAAAGATTATCTTGTGCACCATTATGTTCCTCATAATGTGAGTTCAGACTTGTGGCCTTCTGTGTCCAA AGATCAAGTGTTGGAATACTTGAAGTGGGCTAAACCTGTCATCAAAAAGCTAGTTGAGGTGTTactacagggacttaatgtgaaGGAATTTGATGAATCACAAGAATCTCAACTCATAGATCGTACAACTATCAGCCTCATTCACTATCCCATGTGTCCAAGCCCTGAGCTCGCTTGTGGAGCGCGTCGACATTCTGATATCTCTAGTATCACTATCCTCCTCCAAGATGATGTAGGTGGCCTCTATGTGAAAGGAACAACAGCTGATCAATGGATCCATGTATCACCAGTCAAAGGGGCACTTGCAGTTAACATAGGCGACATACTACAAATTGTGAGCAATGATCGGTATAAGAGCATCGAGCATCAGGTGATTGTTAACGGAAGGAGAAACAGGGTTTCAGTGCCTATATTCGTAAGCCCTGCTGCTGATACAGTTGTTGGTCCATTTCCACAATCCCTGGAGAATGGAAAGAAACCAATTTATAAGCATGTCATCTACTCGGATTACCTCAACTACTTCTTGAGTAAAAGGGATGACAGAAACCAGACAATTGAATTTGctaaaatatga
- the LOC113725079 gene encoding uncharacterized protein, with protein MDFQVVVLAGGFSKTLVPLVSKEVPKALLPVANRPVLSYVLELLEQNNLKDLIVVVESESAALLIGGWISSAYVDRLHVEVAAVPEEIGTAGALRAIDHHLTASDILVVSGDLVCDVPPGVVAATHRRHDAVVTAMLCSNPVSGSTESGSSGVKDKAKKRYNIIGLDPTKQFLLHVAAGVEVEKDVRVQKSILRAVGQMDIRADLMDAHMYAFKRSVLQEVLNQKEAFQSLRRDVLPYLVRSQLRSELLLNGVQSEENGNDKDASQNPKIVLSQLLANASTPSFHELHALGPNGFSLSPRKTHKCCVYIASNSNYCVRLNTIQAFSDINRDVIGDASHLSGYSFSAQNNIIDPSAVLGSKTTVGPQCMLGEGSQMGDKCSVKKSVIGRHCRIGSNVKIVNSIVMNHVTIGDGCSIQGSVVCSNVQLLERVVLKDCQVGAGFVVTAGSEHKGESLAKKEK; from the exons ATGGATTTTCAAGTGGTTGTATTAGCAGGAGGCTTCTCCAAGACCCTTGTCCCTCTTGTTTCCAAG GAGGTGCCCAAAGCCTTGCTCCCGGTTGCGAACAGGCCAGTTCTTTCTTATGTTTTGGAGCTTCTTGAGCAAAATAACCTTAAGGATCTCATTGTT GTTGTTGAGAGCGAAAGCGCGGCTTTGCTTATAGGAGGTTGGATATCAAGTGCCTATGTTGATCGACTGCACGTGGAG GTGGCAGCAGTTCCTGAAGAAATTGGGACAGCTGGTGCTCTGCGAGCTATTGATCACCACTTGACTGCAAGTGATATCTTG GTTGTGAGTGGTGATCTTGTTTGTGATGTCCCACCTGGGGTTGTAGCTGCTACTCATCGACGACATGATGCAGTAGTCACTGCAATGCTTTGTTCTAATCCTGTTAGTGGATCAACAGAATCAGGTTCCTCTGGCGTAAAGGACAAAGCCAAGAAACGCTATAACATAATAGGACTGGACCCCACAAAGCAGTTTCTGTTGCATGTAGCAGCTG GAGTTGAAGTTGAGAAAGATGTACGAGTTCAGAAGAGCATCCTCAGAGCAGTAGGCCAG ATGGATATTCGTGCTGATTTAATGGACGCTCATATGTATGCTTTCAAGAG GTCTGTTTTGCAAGAGGTTCTGAATCAAAAAGAAGCTTTCCAGAGCCTAAGACGAGATGTTTTACCTTATCTAGTTAGAAGCCAGCTG AGATCTGAACTGTTGTTAAATGGAGTGCAATCAGAAGAAAATGGGAATGATAAGGATGCTTCCCAGAATCCCAAAATTGTGCTGTCTCAGCTTCTGGCTAATGCATCTACCCCAAGTTTTCATGAATTGCATGCCTTGGGTCCAAATGGTTTCTCTCTTAGTCCAAGGAAAACTCATAAATGCTGTGTCTATATTGCCAGCAACAGCAACTATTGTGTACGCTTGAATACCATCCAGGCATTCTCTGACATAAATCGAGat GTCATAGGGGATGCAAGTCACCTTTCTGGCTATTCTTTCTCTGCTCAGAATAACATTATTGATCCATCTGCTGTGCTTGGTTCAAAGACAACT GTGGGACCACAGTGTATGCTAGGGGAAGGTTCACAGATGGGTGATAAATGCAGTGTAAAGAAGTCAGTTATTGGCCGTCACTGCCGGATAGGTTCAAATGTTAAG ATTGTTAATTCCATTGTTATGAACCATGTCACCATTGGAGATGGTTGTTCAATCCAAGGTTCTGTTGTTTGTAGTAACGTGCAACTCCTCGAACGCGTTGTTTTGAAGGACTGTCAG GTTGGAGCAGGTTTTGTAGTCACTGCTGGGAGTGAACACAAGGGAGAATCATTGGCAAAGAAAGAGAAGTAG